The region TTCAGGAAATAGGATTCAGATTTGGGGCAGCGATGCTGCTAATGTTGATGAGCATTGCGCTTTTCAATGATTTCTCCCGACTCTGAGCAAGGACACACACATAATTAGAAGTGCTCTATGAGATTGAATAAACTTTTTGCCTCGATGGTATTAGTCGGTGCGTCTTTATCAGGGAACGGTTGGGCAGACACATTCCAGCCTTTTGAAGTCACAGATATTCAAGTGCAAGGTCTACAACGTGTAGCCCTTGGTGCCGCCTTACTGACAATACCAGTCAAGGTGGGGGATACGGTTGATGAACTTAAGCTTCAACAAGCGATAAAAAGCTTGTATGCCTCAACTAATTTTGAACATATTGAAGTTAGTCGTGATGGTGGTGTATTGGTGGTCATGGTCAAAGAAAGACCGACAATCAGTACTGTGACCTTCGAAGGCAACAAAGATATTAAAGATGAGCAGTTGCAAGAGAGCTTAGATGGTTCGGGGGTGAAAGTGGGTGAATCACTCGATCGAACCATGCTATCAGGTATTGAAAAGAGCTTACAAGATTTCTATTATGGTGTTGGAAAGTACGGCGCTAAAGTTGAAGCTCAAATCATTAATTTACCCCGTAATCGTGTTGAACTTAAATTCAACTTTACCGAAGGCTTAGCCGCAGAAATTAAGCAGATTAATGTCGTTGGCAATGACGTTTTCACTGATGCAGAATTAATAGGCCAGCTAGAACTTAAAGATTTTGTTGCTTGGTGGGATTTGTTTGGTGAACGTCGTTATCAAAAACAGAAGCTACAAGCAGATTTAGAAACGGTTAAATCGTTTTATCATAACCGTGGATATATCCGCTTTAAAGTGACCTCGACTCAAGTTACGATGACACCTGATCGTAAAGGCCTTTATATCACCATTAATGTCGATGAAGGTGAGCAGTATAAGGTCAAAGATGTTCAGCTTACTGGTGATTTGATGGGACGAGAGGAGCAGATGCAAGCCATGCTTCCGGTTAAAGCTGGTGATACCTATAATGGTGCAGATGTGACCTTTGCCGAAGATATGTATGGTAAGTATCTAGGTCGATTTGGTTACGCTTATCCTGAAGTGAAAACGTTTCCTGAAATTGATGATGAGACTAAAGAGGTCAACCTCAATATTAATATCAAACCCGGTAAACGTGTTTATGTCCGCAGCATAAACTTCACAGGCAATCAAATTACTAAAGATGAAGTCATGCGCCGTGAGCTTCGCCAAATGGAAGGTGCTTGGCTTAATTCAGCGCAAGTCGAGCACTCAAAAGGACGTTTAAATCGGTTAGGGTATTTCGAAACTGTTGATACTGAAACAGTCCAAGTGCCTGGTACTGACGATCTTGTCGATATTGCCTTTAATGTAAAAGAGCAACCTTCAGGTTCTTTTAACGCCGGTGTCGGTTATGGTACAGAATCTGGGTTGAGCTTGACATTTGGAGTGCAGCAAAGCAATTTCTTGGGGACGGGTAATCAAGCTGGCATAAACTTAAGCACCAACGATTATTCCAAAAATGTTAATTTATCCTTAACTGATCCTTATTTTACTAAAGATGCCATCAGTTTAGGTGGCAGTATCTACTGGAGCGAATTTGATGCTGATGAAGCGAATTTAGAAGCTTATAAAAACAGCTCATACGGTATTGCTGCTACTTCAGGCTTTCCCATTAATGAATCTAATAACCTTAACGGTGGCCTAGGTTTCCGTCATAACGAAATTTCTGAAATTTCAGCTTATGAGCAGGCAAAGCGTTTCTATGATATTTATCGCGATAGTGATGATCCTAATGCGGCATTATCTTTTAACAACTTTGAAGCGAGCTTTGGCTGGTCACGTCGTACTTTAAATAGAGGCAGTTTTCCAACATCAGGCTCATCTCAACGTTTGAGTACCAAGGTAACGGTACCAGGTTCAGATCTTCAATACTTTAAAGCTGATTTAGATACTAACTTTTATTTTCCTCTCAATACTAGCCATAGTTTTGTCTTGTTAACGAAGGCGCGTTTTGGTTATGGTAATGGATATGGTCAATTTGAAGATAATGATCAAATTTTACCTTTCTGGGAAAATTATTATTCAGGTGGTAGCACTTCATTACGCGGTTTTAAGTCTAATTCAGTTGGGCCTCGTTCCTTCTATTTGTATCGGGGCGGTGAGCCTTGTTCGCCTAATGGTTCTGGGGATGGTTGTTACCTACCCGGTGATCCTAATTCTGTAGAGGTCAGTGATGGCCGCTCTATTGGTGGTAATGCTATCGCCACTGCTAGCGTTGAAATTATTGTCCCTACGCCTTTCTTAGATGAGGCGTACACAAATTCAGTGCGCACCAGTGTGTTTATTGATGCAGGTAATGTGTGGGATACAGAATTTGATTATGACTCGTACCGTTATCTGCCGGCGAGTGAATTTGATAAACTTGAAGATTATTCAGATCCTGGCCGGATCCGTGCGTCATGGGGGATGAGTGTACAATGGATATCCCCTATGGGACCTATGGTGTTTAGTCTAGCATTACCACTGAAAGAATATGAAGACGATGAAACTGAAATATTTTCATTCAATTTTGGTAAAACGTTCTAAATATAATCTAATTTACATAAAAAATCGGCAAATAATTGCTGAAAAAAGGAGAATTGTGATGAAAATGTTTAATCGTGCCATGACGGTATTGGTATTGCTTTCAGCCCCTTTAGCCGCACAAGCTGAAGAAATTGCAGTCGTTGATATGCAAGCGGTTTTTGAGCAATTACCTCAGCGCGAGCAAGTCGGGAAAATGCTGGAAACAGAGTTTGGTGATCGAGTTGCATTGGTGAAAAAGATGCAAGAAGATCTTCGTGGCATGTTAGAGAAGCAGCAACGTGATGGTGCGCTAATGAGTAGCACTGAAAAAACTGAAATGGTTCGTAAAATGGAATCATTGAAGTCAGAGTTACAGCTTAAGGGCAAAGCTCTTGATGAAGATATGCGCCGTCGTCAAGGAGAAGAGCAAAACAAGCTATTGGTTAAAGTTCAAGAGGTTATTAATAAAATAGCCGCAAAAGAAAGCTACGATATGGTACTGCAACGCGGCGCGGTTATTTATGTTAAACCTACAGCGGACATCAGTAGTAAAGTGGTTGATGCGCTAAGTAAAGGCTAATTATAGATGAAAAGCTACACGTTAAGAGAGCTTGCTGAAGTGATTGGCGCCGAGATCCAAGGTGATGAAACACTGGTGATTTCCAGTGTTGCAACACTGGAAAATGCTGTCCAAGGGCAGCT is a window of Shewanella sp. VB17 DNA encoding:
- the bamA gene encoding outer membrane protein assembly factor BamA, producing MRLNKLFASMVLVGASLSGNGWADTFQPFEVTDIQVQGLQRVALGAALLTIPVKVGDTVDELKLQQAIKSLYASTNFEHIEVSRDGGVLVVMVKERPTISTVTFEGNKDIKDEQLQESLDGSGVKVGESLDRTMLSGIEKSLQDFYYGVGKYGAKVEAQIINLPRNRVELKFNFTEGLAAEIKQINVVGNDVFTDAELIGQLELKDFVAWWDLFGERRYQKQKLQADLETVKSFYHNRGYIRFKVTSTQVTMTPDRKGLYITINVDEGEQYKVKDVQLTGDLMGREEQMQAMLPVKAGDTYNGADVTFAEDMYGKYLGRFGYAYPEVKTFPEIDDETKEVNLNINIKPGKRVYVRSINFTGNQITKDEVMRRELRQMEGAWLNSAQVEHSKGRLNRLGYFETVDTETVQVPGTDDLVDIAFNVKEQPSGSFNAGVGYGTESGLSLTFGVQQSNFLGTGNQAGINLSTNDYSKNVNLSLTDPYFTKDAISLGGSIYWSEFDADEANLEAYKNSSYGIAATSGFPINESNNLNGGLGFRHNEISEISAYEQAKRFYDIYRDSDDPNAALSFNNFEASFGWSRRTLNRGSFPTSGSSQRLSTKVTVPGSDLQYFKADLDTNFYFPLNTSHSFVLLTKARFGYGNGYGQFEDNDQILPFWENYYSGGSTSLRGFKSNSVGPRSFYLYRGGEPCSPNGSGDGCYLPGDPNSVEVSDGRSIGGNAIATASVEIIVPTPFLDEAYTNSVRTSVFIDAGNVWDTEFDYDSYRYLPASEFDKLEDYSDPGRIRASWGMSVQWISPMGPMVFSLALPLKEYEDDETEIFSFNFGKTF
- a CDS encoding OmpH family outer membrane protein, with product MFNRAMTVLVLLSAPLAAQAEEIAVVDMQAVFEQLPQREQVGKMLETEFGDRVALVKKMQEDLRGMLEKQQRDGALMSSTEKTEMVRKMESLKSELQLKGKALDEDMRRRQGEEQNKLLVKVQEVINKIAAKESYDMVLQRGAVIYVKPTADISSKVVDALSKG